One Rubripirellula reticaptiva genomic region harbors:
- a CDS encoding putative bifunctional diguanylate cyclase/phosphodiesterase — MKFYQIKACRPDFPRKATFFGLELFAPAIWMSLQEPEMTDWGKPTQSNDVFVESTNSEQLRAQRVWLFASVMNATWLFFAIFLWWRQFSIAAQECVLAFTTISLINFVYRKSSQFSRVMNLNLATSAVGLFCVSVSAPAMHGTMLFYPVSILVASQLLGVRSALCWFCINLVAMSGFFLWVDGVEALFSSTRFDELILLLGVAACVYFCCRQGEEYYRRRTEGLIELSNDLKAKSETLHALATTDALTGLMNRFQFQERLRETLQESLAQSTPMALFMIDMNGFKDINDTLGHPVGDETLISIANLLKERFGEEAEVARLGGDEFCLIKTDVGSLEDTDAMAQAVVELLTHQFTLADCSFPLSASVGYCLIPEHATTDKDALAFADTAMFHAKEHRKGYARYESEMTEVLVEYRTTQEKLSLALQRDEFFLVYQPQVSFDSGVVTGVEALLRWRSEGEIVPPGRFIHLLDRSREILPVSNWIIRQACRQLAQWDADGFSITMSVNVSALQFADPDFHATVLNAIEEFGVDPKQLDFEITEGLLIDEVAVAVEKLNQLKELGASISIDDFGTGYSSLAYLRQFPIDRLKIDRAFIKDFPDSDDGMIATSIIALAKSLGLKVLAEGVETKTQLEFLRYHDCGEYQGYYFSRPVPPEEAAALFTIANHPESPQPHAFAKG; from the coding sequence GTGAAATTTTATCAAATCAAAGCGTGCCGTCCCGATTTCCCCCGTAAGGCAACTTTCTTTGGCTTAGAGTTGTTCGCCCCAGCAATTTGGATGTCGTTACAGGAACCGGAAATGACCGATTGGGGGAAACCAACGCAATCGAACGACGTGTTTGTCGAATCGACAAACTCAGAGCAACTACGTGCGCAACGAGTATGGCTATTCGCTTCCGTGATGAACGCGACCTGGCTCTTCTTTGCCATCTTTCTTTGGTGGCGTCAATTTTCAATCGCAGCTCAAGAGTGCGTGCTCGCTTTCACGACGATCTCGCTGATCAATTTCGTTTATCGGAAGAGCAGCCAATTCAGTCGCGTGATGAATTTAAATCTGGCAACCAGCGCCGTGGGACTGTTCTGTGTGTCAGTGAGTGCCCCCGCGATGCACGGAACGATGCTTTTCTACCCGGTTTCGATCTTGGTCGCATCGCAACTTCTTGGCGTCCGCTCCGCATTGTGTTGGTTCTGCATCAATCTTGTCGCCATGAGCGGTTTCTTCTTGTGGGTCGATGGAGTTGAGGCTCTGTTCTCCTCGACGAGGTTCGATGAACTGATTCTTTTGCTTGGCGTTGCTGCGTGTGTCTATTTTTGCTGTCGCCAAGGTGAGGAGTACTATCGCAGGCGAACGGAAGGACTGATTGAACTAAGCAACGACCTGAAAGCAAAAAGCGAAACGCTTCATGCGCTCGCTACCACGGATGCCCTGACCGGATTAATGAACCGGTTTCAGTTCCAAGAACGGCTTCGAGAAACGCTGCAAGAATCACTAGCTCAATCAACGCCGATGGCACTCTTCATGATCGACATGAATGGATTCAAGGACATTAACGACACGCTTGGGCATCCGGTCGGCGATGAAACGCTGATTTCAATCGCGAACCTGTTGAAGGAAAGATTTGGCGAGGAAGCCGAAGTGGCAAGACTGGGGGGCGACGAGTTTTGCCTGATCAAGACCGACGTGGGTAGTCTTGAAGACACCGATGCGATGGCTCAAGCCGTCGTTGAATTGTTGACGCATCAATTTACGTTGGCTGATTGCAGCTTTCCGCTGAGCGCCAGCGTTGGCTATTGCCTGATTCCTGAACACGCGACGACGGACAAGGACGCACTCGCGTTCGCAGACACCGCCATGTTCCACGCGAAGGAACATCGGAAAGGGTACGCTCGATACGAATCGGAAATGACGGAAGTACTGGTAGAGTATCGAACAACCCAAGAGAAGCTTTCCCTGGCCCTGCAGCGAGATGAGTTTTTTCTCGTATACCAGCCGCAAGTTAGTTTTGATAGCGGAGTTGTCACCGGCGTGGAGGCTCTTCTGCGCTGGCGAAGCGAAGGCGAAATCGTGCCGCCCGGGCGATTCATTCATCTATTGGATCGAAGCCGTGAAATCTTGCCCGTCAGCAATTGGATCATTCGGCAAGCCTGCCGCCAATTGGCTCAGTGGGATGCAGATGGATTCTCCATCACGATGTCAGTCAACGTCAGCGCCCTGCAATTCGCGGATCCCGATTTTCATGCGACTGTGCTAAACGCAATCGAAGAGTTTGGAGTGGACCCGAAACAACTCGATTTCGAAATCACAGAGGGCTTGCTGATCGACGAAGTCGCGGTTGCGGTCGAAAAACTGAATCAACTCAAAGAGCTTGGTGCAAGCATTAGCATCGATGATTTTGGAACCGGCTATTCTTCGTTGGCATACCTGCGTCAATTTCCAATCGACCGGCTTAAGATCGACCGAGCTTTTATCAAGGATTTCCCGGACTCCGATGATGGAATGATCGCGACAAGCATCATTGCGTTAGCGAAGTCATTGGGTCTTAAGGTTCTCGCAGAAGGCGTTGAAACGAAGACTCAACTTGAATTCCTTCGGTATCACGATTGCGGCGAATACCAAGGCTACTATTTCAGCCGACCAGTGCCACCCGAAGAGGCTGCTGCGTTGTTTACGATTGCGAATCATCCAGAGTCGCCGCAACCGCACGCATTCGCCAAGGGCTAA
- a CDS encoding alpha/beta hydrolase family protein: MTFSRSSGVLILSICWWIPCVQADDRAIHSTPGVWPIERLKSEVPVFRIEDPDAKIQSLIYEGENVDGQATEVFSFYASPRTLGIGNEGDTYPGIVLIHGGGGTAFADWVGMWANRGYAAIAMDLGGRRPPQPEYDESGKLKPYAGHKQGTRVRLAKGGPADGHPEKFDCIGGRIDDDWPYHAAANVMRAHTLIRSFPDVDADRTAVTGISWGGYTTCLAASLDDRFKAAVPVYGCGFLHEGESVQKPSIDRLGDRRDAWVAAYDPGSHLHQCTVPTLWVNGTHDKHYVLDSYAKSYAKVQGPRMMRIEPRMPHGHQAGWNPPEIQIFVDSILKNTPPLASVGPLQVSDSGTVTVPFQSDTKIVQSALHFTTETGLRSQRKWQSVDCVISAEKVEAMGLPREANTWLVTLTDERGALVSTEVGFR; this comes from the coding sequence ATGACTTTCTCTCGATCATCCGGTGTCTTGATCCTATCAATCTGCTGGTGGATCCCTTGCGTTCAGGCTGACGACAGGGCGATCCACTCAACGCCAGGAGTCTGGCCGATCGAGCGTCTGAAGTCGGAAGTGCCGGTCTTTCGAATCGAAGATCCCGACGCGAAGATTCAGTCGCTGATCTACGAAGGCGAGAACGTCGATGGCCAAGCGACGGAAGTGTTTTCCTTTTACGCATCGCCGAGAACGCTGGGCATTGGCAACGAGGGCGACACGTATCCCGGCATCGTGCTGATTCACGGTGGTGGTGGCACCGCGTTCGCCGATTGGGTTGGGATGTGGGCGAACCGTGGCTATGCCGCGATCGCGATGGACCTCGGTGGTCGACGACCTCCCCAGCCCGAATACGATGAATCAGGAAAACTGAAACCCTACGCGGGACACAAACAAGGAACTCGCGTACGGCTTGCCAAAGGCGGCCCCGCCGATGGACACCCGGAAAAATTCGACTGCATCGGGGGAAGGATCGATGACGACTGGCCGTACCACGCGGCGGCCAACGTGATGCGGGCACATACACTGATCCGCAGTTTCCCCGATGTGGATGCCGACCGTACTGCCGTGACCGGGATCAGCTGGGGCGGGTACACGACCTGCCTGGCCGCTTCGCTGGATGATCGATTCAAAGCCGCGGTGCCGGTCTACGGATGTGGATTTCTGCACGAAGGCGAATCGGTCCAAAAACCTTCCATCGACCGTCTTGGTGATCGCCGTGACGCCTGGGTTGCCGCATACGACCCCGGAAGTCACCTCCACCAATGCACGGTCCCCACACTATGGGTCAACGGCACGCACGATAAGCATTATGTGCTGGACAGTTACGCCAAGTCCTACGCCAAGGTGCAGGGGCCGCGGATGATGCGAATCGAACCGCGAATGCCACACGGCCATCAAGCGGGCTGGAACCCGCCAGAAATCCAGATATTCGTGGACTCGATTTTGAAGAACACACCGCCGCTGGCATCCGTTGGCCCGTTGCAGGTCAGCGACAGTGGCACCGTCACCGTGCCGTTCCAGTCCGACACCAAGATCGTTCAATCCGCATTGCATTTCACGACCGAAACGGGCCTGCGATCCCAGCGGAAATGGCAATCCGTCGACTGTGTGATCTCGGCTGAAAAAGTCGAAGCGATGGGACTTCCGCGGGAAGCCAACACGTGGTTGGTGACATTGACGGACGAACGCGGTGCATTGGTCTCCACCGAAGTCGGATTCCGCTAA
- a CDS encoding adenylate/guanylate cyclase domain-containing protein, with protein MPDFQDRTKPKWSFLQRHGLLFVCTSPLIANAIGSLFNVLYNRNQIFPLLSDAQRVRFDDCVLWFNVLIYPIAVLCFVLPLLWVRPVYRDLLAGKPVATELHQKVQRVVVNLPWWFLLVASLGWLSCIPVFITSLYVLPEPLQGIVIAHLITSFLIAAMIAVTHSFFAVELAIQHAVFPVVFYSEDQTIQTMPASVPGIIPLNITLRGALWTVSSVVSPIISLVLILLLPDDENLAPRFAVAVGLVAIAFGFATSWMLGKLVVRPVQQLRRAAAEVAAGNLDTHIHLLCADEFGHLINSFNSMVEGLRQREHLQQTFGRHVGQEAARQIISQGDQLTGREQVITVMFVDVRNFTQYSSEHSPSEVVSALNVFFREAVECVESNGGMVNKFLGDGFMAIFGVGANTERHAQNAVDSALALRKCVQQSTSLFRDAGWDDLQIGIGVNTGPAVVGSIGSPKRQEYTAIGDTVNVAARVEAATKQAGHNLLITESTKSALVDPSAWIRLPPQRVKGKDTPLQLFAAQSGS; from the coding sequence ATGCCTGACTTTCAAGATCGCACAAAACCAAAGTGGAGCTTCCTACAGCGACATGGATTGCTGTTCGTTTGCACATCGCCGTTGATTGCCAATGCGATCGGCAGTCTGTTCAACGTGCTCTACAACCGCAACCAGATCTTCCCGCTTTTGTCGGATGCCCAGCGGGTCCGGTTCGACGACTGCGTATTGTGGTTCAACGTGCTGATCTATCCGATTGCCGTGTTGTGCTTTGTGCTGCCTTTGTTGTGGGTGCGACCGGTGTACCGTGATCTGTTGGCGGGAAAGCCGGTTGCGACCGAGCTACACCAAAAAGTTCAGCGTGTCGTCGTCAACTTGCCTTGGTGGTTCCTGCTGGTTGCGTCACTCGGATGGCTCAGTTGCATTCCGGTCTTCATCACCTCGTTGTACGTTTTGCCAGAACCTTTGCAGGGCATCGTCATCGCTCACTTGATCACATCGTTTCTGATCGCAGCGATGATTGCGGTGACGCATAGTTTCTTTGCCGTTGAATTGGCGATCCAGCACGCGGTGTTTCCTGTCGTTTTTTATTCCGAAGATCAGACGATCCAAACGATGCCCGCCAGTGTGCCGGGAATCATTCCATTGAACATCACTTTGCGAGGCGCTTTGTGGACAGTGTCTTCGGTGGTCAGCCCCATCATTTCACTCGTCTTGATCCTGCTGTTGCCGGATGACGAAAACTTGGCACCCCGGTTTGCCGTCGCGGTCGGCTTGGTTGCGATTGCGTTTGGGTTTGCCACCAGTTGGATGCTTGGCAAATTGGTCGTCAGACCGGTGCAGCAATTACGACGTGCCGCTGCGGAAGTCGCCGCGGGTAACTTGGACACACATATTCACTTGCTCTGTGCCGACGAATTCGGGCACCTGATCAACAGTTTCAACTCGATGGTCGAAGGCCTGCGACAACGCGAGCATTTGCAGCAAACCTTTGGCCGACACGTTGGTCAAGAAGCCGCTCGGCAAATCATCAGCCAAGGCGATCAGCTGACCGGCCGCGAACAAGTCATCACCGTGATGTTCGTCGATGTACGAAATTTCACGCAGTATTCGTCGGAACATTCGCCCAGCGAAGTTGTTTCAGCGCTGAACGTATTTTTTCGCGAAGCCGTTGAATGCGTGGAGTCGAACGGCGGGATGGTCAACAAGTTTTTAGGTGACGGATTCATGGCAATCTTTGGTGTCGGCGCAAATACGGAACGACATGCACAAAACGCTGTCGATTCGGCACTTGCGCTACGGAAGTGCGTCCAGCAGTCCACATCGCTTTTTCGAGACGCTGGCTGGGACGACTTGCAAATCGGCATCGGCGTCAACACGGGTCCTGCTGTCGTCGGCAGTATCGGTTCCCCCAAACGCCAGGAGTACACCGCGATCGGCGACACCGTCAACGTAGCCGCGCGAGTGGAGGCAGCCACCAAGCAGGCAGGCCACAATCTGCTGATCACGGAATCGACAAAGTCTGCTTTAGTCGATCCGTCCGCCTGGATCCGCCTGCCTCCCCAACGCGTCAAAGGGAAAGACACACCGCTCCAACTCTTTGCCGCTCAGAGTGGTTCATGA
- a CDS encoding DUF1501 domain-containing protein, translated as MMFENRNPATSNSRRYFLNQCGVGLGKVAAAGLLAQSMNGRAGAAAVSDNSRNPLAPKTPHYAPRAKAVIHLFMAGAPSQLELFDPKPTLSKLEGKPLPASVIGDQRYAFIQPDAAVLGPQFKFDTYGQSGAVLGEPMKELGRVADEICFIRSCTTDQFNHAPAQIFFNTGFSQPGRPSIGSWALYGLGSESQDLPAFVVMSTGAGISGGTSLWSSGFMPTVYTGVQFRNGREPILNVATPDKFGSELQQDTFDLINRLNRQRLDRVSDPEIATRMAAYEMAARLQTSAPELVDFRGETKATMDAYGCDPEKPSFARSCLLARRMVERGVRFINIYHSGWDAHSNVKGSTESRCKETVQATAALIEDLKRCGLLDETLVIWGGEFGRTPMVETNPALGRKAGRDHHPQAFTMWMAGGGAKPGITYGATDEFGFNITENPVHVHDIQATIMRLLGFDHERLTYHHAGRDFRLTDVHGKAIDGLMA; from the coding sequence ATGATGTTCGAAAATCGAAACCCAGCGACGTCGAATTCGCGGCGGTACTTTCTGAATCAATGCGGCGTCGGACTTGGAAAAGTCGCCGCCGCGGGGTTGTTGGCTCAGTCGATGAACGGGCGAGCGGGGGCCGCGGCGGTTTCTGACAATTCTCGCAATCCGCTCGCGCCGAAGACGCCGCACTATGCACCGCGAGCCAAAGCAGTGATCCACCTCTTCATGGCCGGTGCGCCTAGCCAGCTTGAATTGTTTGACCCCAAACCCACGCTTTCGAAACTGGAAGGCAAGCCGTTGCCGGCGTCCGTGATCGGCGATCAACGTTATGCGTTCATTCAACCGGATGCCGCTGTGCTGGGGCCTCAGTTCAAATTTGACACCTACGGCCAATCCGGTGCGGTGCTGGGTGAGCCGATGAAAGAATTGGGGCGGGTCGCCGATGAAATTTGTTTCATCCGCTCGTGCACGACGGACCAATTCAATCACGCTCCGGCACAAATCTTCTTCAATACCGGATTTTCTCAGCCCGGTAGGCCCAGTATTGGTTCATGGGCTCTGTATGGCTTGGGAAGCGAATCGCAAGACCTTCCCGCGTTTGTCGTCATGAGCACCGGTGCTGGGATTAGCGGCGGCACGTCCTTGTGGTCCAGTGGGTTCATGCCGACGGTTTATACCGGCGTGCAATTTCGAAACGGCCGCGAGCCGATTCTGAATGTGGCAACGCCCGATAAGTTTGGTAGCGAGTTGCAACAGGATACGTTCGACTTGATCAATCGGCTGAACCGACAACGCTTGGACCGAGTTAGTGACCCCGAGATTGCGACTCGGATGGCGGCGTACGAGATGGCGGCCCGGCTACAGACGTCTGCACCCGAGCTGGTTGACTTTCGAGGCGAAACGAAGGCAACGATGGACGCCTATGGATGTGATCCTGAAAAGCCTTCGTTTGCCCGTTCATGTTTGCTGGCACGGCGGATGGTCGAACGGGGCGTTCGATTCATCAATATCTATCATTCCGGCTGGGATGCGCACAGCAACGTGAAGGGCAGCACAGAAAGCCGCTGCAAAGAAACGGTCCAGGCAACGGCGGCACTGATCGAGGACTTGAAACGGTGCGGATTGCTGGACGAAACGCTGGTGATTTGGGGCGGCGAATTTGGACGCACGCCGATGGTCGAAACCAACCCGGCGCTAGGGCGCAAAGCGGGCCGAGATCACCATCCGCAGGCGTTCACGATGTGGATGGCGGGCGGCGGTGCCAAACCGGGCATCACGTACGGTGCGACGGATGAGTTTGGATTCAATATCACCGAAAATCCCGTGCACGTTCACGATATCCAAGCCACCATCATGCGTCTGTTAGGATTCGATCACGAACGACTAACCTACCACCACGCCGGTCGCGATTTTCGCCTGACCGACGTTCACGGCAAAGCGATCGACGGGCTGATGGCATAA
- a CDS encoding PSD1 and planctomycete cytochrome C domain-containing protein, whose translation MRIFIVLFVLFFLCSQADAGDRVSYNRDVRPLLSKHCFSCHGPDEGSREAGLRLDLPDGADADEVLRRIASTDPDEMMPPPAVNKPLDDAKRLVLRRWVEEGLPYEQHWSFVPPVRSPVPAGLHPIDHFVDAKLKAAGRKRSEPADPLTLVRRVYLDLIGLPPPADVADAFAADSSPAAYAKIVDDLLASPRYGERWARRWLDLARYADTNGYEKDRDRSIWPYRDWVIRSINDDMPFDQFTVQQLAGDMLPDPTAGQLVATGFHRNTMLNEEGGIDPLEFRYHAMTDRVATTGTTWLGLTTGCAQCHTHKYDPITHHDYFGMMAYLNNADEPDFFLPLETADPDRELNLDQADQLQSELANHWPALQKSSTDLDTAFASWIENQRSGLADWATMVPTELSANVPYLTLEDDGAIIAGGDTSKHDIYTVKFAAADFPIHTIRLEALADPRLPAGGPGSTYYEGVKGDFYLTEFELSTENDGAIEITDAFESFAKNTFGKNEVSAKLATDGDIQTGWSVDSAGAGKSHVAIFRLKTPIDAGTAFTLRMHFGRHYASSLGKFRISATDNALIKTAVVQSPELATLLAGDNPADNPVVRREFLMHAPELKEYADKIRKLSEPDVGPMTLILKERPAGHARETYLHHRGEYTQPIESVPARLPDALWDSDQPMPSDRLAFARWLVSRENPLTARVVANRQWAAFFGTGLVATLDDFGMQGEMPSHPELLDHLAVELMETGWSIKSSHRLIVTSATYKQSSAVPSADAGAGVDRLLGRFPRNRLEAEIIRDASLAASGLLSDKMYGPPVRPPQPVGAVSANYSKSTWQASEGDDRYRRSVYTYQKRTAPFEMFTTFDAGSGEACVARRDVSNTPLQALTLMNDPMFVEIAGAYGDRMAAVDGDVNEKIDEGFRWLMTRRPTETEREWIATFQTKHGDWTATARVMLCIDEAITKN comes from the coding sequence ATGCGCATTTTTATCGTCTTATTCGTCCTGTTCTTTTTATGCAGTCAAGCGGACGCCGGTGATCGGGTGTCTTACAACCGTGACGTTCGTCCGTTGCTGTCGAAGCATTGTTTTTCGTGCCATGGGCCTGACGAAGGAAGTCGCGAAGCCGGGCTGAGACTGGATTTGCCGGATGGAGCAGATGCGGACGAAGTCCTTCGTCGAATTGCTTCGACCGACCCTGACGAGATGATGCCGCCGCCGGCGGTGAACAAGCCGCTCGATGACGCCAAACGACTGGTGCTGCGGCGCTGGGTCGAAGAGGGTTTGCCCTATGAACAGCATTGGTCGTTCGTTCCACCGGTTCGCTCGCCGGTTCCGGCGGGCTTGCATCCGATTGACCATTTTGTTGACGCCAAATTGAAGGCGGCCGGACGCAAGCGATCCGAACCGGCTGATCCGTTGACGCTCGTTCGTCGCGTGTACTTAGACTTGATCGGACTTCCACCGCCGGCTGATGTCGCCGACGCATTTGCAGCCGACTCTTCGCCTGCCGCGTACGCAAAAATCGTGGATGACCTGCTTGCGTCGCCTCGTTACGGCGAACGCTGGGCACGACGTTGGCTCGATCTGGCTCGTTATGCGGACACCAACGGTTATGAAAAGGATCGAGACCGCAGCATTTGGCCCTACCGTGACTGGGTGATCCGCTCGATCAACGATGACATGCCGTTTGATCAATTCACGGTCCAGCAACTGGCCGGTGATATGTTGCCCGATCCAACCGCCGGTCAATTGGTCGCAACCGGGTTTCATCGCAACACGATGTTGAACGAAGAAGGCGGCATCGACCCGCTTGAATTTCGTTACCATGCAATGACCGATCGGGTGGCGACGACCGGCACAACCTGGTTGGGGTTAACGACCGGATGTGCCCAGTGTCATACGCACAAGTACGACCCGATCACCCATCACGATTATTTCGGCATGATGGCGTATCTGAATAACGCCGACGAACCCGATTTCTTTTTGCCACTTGAAACCGCCGATCCGGATCGAGAATTGAACCTCGATCAAGCGGACCAATTGCAAAGCGAATTGGCAAACCACTGGCCCGCGTTGCAGAAATCATCGACAGACCTGGACACTGCTTTCGCGTCGTGGATCGAAAATCAGCGCAGCGGGTTAGCCGACTGGGCGACGATGGTTCCGACCGAATTATCAGCGAATGTGCCGTACCTGACGCTCGAAGACGATGGAGCCATCATCGCGGGTGGCGACACGTCGAAGCATGACATCTATACGGTCAAGTTCGCAGCAGCTGACTTCCCCATCCACACGATTCGTTTGGAAGCTCTTGCCGATCCCCGTTTGCCAGCCGGTGGACCAGGGTCGACGTATTACGAAGGGGTGAAGGGCGACTTCTATTTGACGGAGTTCGAACTGTCGACGGAGAATGATGGGGCGATCGAAATCACGGACGCGTTCGAAAGCTTTGCAAAGAACACGTTTGGAAAGAACGAAGTGTCGGCTAAGTTGGCGACCGACGGCGACATTCAAACCGGCTGGTCCGTCGACTCGGCAGGTGCGGGGAAGTCGCATGTCGCGATCTTTCGATTGAAGACACCGATCGACGCGGGGACTGCGTTCACTTTGCGCATGCACTTTGGGCGACACTATGCCAGTTCGCTCGGAAAGTTTCGCATCAGTGCGACCGATAATGCGTTGATCAAAACGGCGGTGGTTCAGTCGCCCGAGTTGGCAACGTTGCTTGCAGGTGATAATCCCGCTGATAATCCGGTTGTTCGTCGAGAGTTTCTGATGCATGCACCGGAGCTGAAAGAGTACGCCGACAAGATTCGTAAGCTGAGTGAGCCGGACGTTGGGCCGATGACGCTGATTCTAAAAGAGCGGCCGGCCGGACACGCTCGAGAAACTTATCTACACCATCGTGGTGAATATACTCAGCCGATCGAATCGGTGCCGGCACGATTGCCCGACGCACTGTGGGACAGCGATCAGCCGATGCCGAGTGACCGATTGGCGTTTGCACGGTGGTTAGTCAGCCGCGAGAATCCGCTAACGGCTCGCGTCGTGGCAAATCGCCAGTGGGCGGCGTTCTTTGGTACCGGGTTGGTTGCGACGCTGGATGATTTTGGAATGCAAGGCGAAATGCCGAGTCACCCTGAACTGCTGGACCATTTAGCGGTCGAGTTGATGGAAACAGGCTGGTCGATCAAGTCGTCGCATCGGCTGATTGTGACGAGTGCGACTTATAAGCAGTCGTCCGCCGTGCCTTCAGCAGATGCCGGAGCCGGTGTTGATCGGCTGCTTGGGCGATTCCCGCGCAACCGCTTGGAAGCCGAGATCATTCGCGACGCGTCGCTCGCGGCATCGGGGTTGCTAAGTGACAAGATGTATGGTCCACCCGTGCGGCCACCACAGCCCGTCGGTGCGGTTTCCGCGAACTACAGCAAATCGACTTGGCAGGCCAGCGAAGGCGATGATCGCTATCGTCGCAGCGTCTACACCTATCAAAAACGAACGGCGCCGTTTGAAATGTTCACGACGTTCGATGCCGGGTCGGGTGAGGCCTGTGTGGCGCGACGGGACGTGTCAAACACTCCGCTGCAAGCGTTGACATTGATGAACGATCCGATGTTTGTGGAAATCGCAGGTGCATACGGCGATCGCATGGCGGCGGTCGACGGTGACGTCAACGAAAAGATCGACGAAGGCTTTCGCTGGCTGATGACGCGTAGGCCGACCGAGACCGAACGCGAATGGATTGCCACGTTTCAAACTAAGCATGGCGATTGGACGGCCACAGCACGCGTGATGCTGTGTATCGACGAAGCGATCACGAAAAACTGA
- a CDS encoding DUF1501 domain-containing protein, producing MNNGRREFLRSTAEGLAAAGLGTPVLGSILGSLAAGKNAPAAGAMDGLHHPAKAKRVIFLFMAGAPSQLDLFDYKPGLTDLFQEPLPPSVSNGQRVTAMTRGKEQRIAPSMFKFSQHGENGTYLSEVLPHLATKIDDICLIKSMHTDAINHDPGKTLICTGSEIPGKASLGAWLSYGLGRINENLPDFVVLSSAFWSGDQANIQALYSRLWGSGFLPTKHQGVAFQPSGDPVLFLSNPAGVDRTNRGKMLDLVTKLNQEHLHQVGDPEIMTTIAQQEMAFRMQMSVPELADVSDEPQSVLDLYGPEVGKSGSFARNCLLARRMVERDVRFVQLFHRGWDHHKGLPAKIRGQAMDVDQPIAGLLTDLKQNGLLDDTLVVFAGEFGRTTYCQGKLTTTDYGRDHHPRCFTAWMAGGGIKPGISYGQTDEFSYNIVENPVHVRDFNATILHQLGIDHNKLTFPFLGLDEKLTGVKETHVIHDILA from the coding sequence ATGAATAATGGACGTCGCGAATTTCTGCGCAGCACCGCCGAAGGGCTTGCCGCCGCCGGACTGGGGACGCCCGTGTTGGGATCGATCCTTGGATCGTTGGCCGCCGGCAAGAATGCACCCGCGGCTGGAGCGATGGACGGTTTGCATCATCCGGCGAAAGCGAAGCGGGTGATCTTTTTGTTCATGGCTGGTGCACCAAGTCAGTTGGATTTGTTCGACTATAAGCCAGGTCTGACAGATCTGTTCCAAGAACCGTTGCCGCCGTCGGTCAGCAACGGGCAACGCGTGACGGCGATGACGCGAGGCAAAGAGCAACGCATCGCTCCGTCGATGTTCAAGTTTTCGCAGCACGGCGAAAATGGCACTTACCTAAGCGAAGTGTTGCCGCACCTGGCGACCAAGATCGACGATATCTGTTTGATCAAGTCGATGCATACCGATGCGATCAATCACGACCCAGGCAAGACGTTGATTTGCACCGGATCGGAAATCCCAGGCAAGGCTTCGCTGGGCGCGTGGCTTAGTTATGGACTTGGGCGGATCAACGAAAACCTGCCGGACTTTGTCGTTCTAAGTTCGGCATTTTGGTCGGGCGACCAAGCCAACATTCAGGCGCTGTACAGTCGGTTGTGGGGTTCGGGTTTCTTGCCTACGAAGCATCAAGGCGTCGCATTTCAGCCGTCGGGTGATCCCGTTTTGTTTTTGTCCAATCCGGCGGGCGTGGATCGGACCAATCGAGGCAAAATGTTGGACTTGGTCACGAAGTTGAACCAGGAACATCTGCATCAAGTCGGTGACCCGGAAATTATGACGACCATCGCTCAACAAGAGATGGCGTTTCGGATGCAAATGTCGGTTCCCGAGTTGGCGGACGTTTCGGATGAACCGCAAAGCGTGCTGGATCTGTATGGCCCCGAAGTCGGCAAGAGCGGTTCGTTTGCACGTAACTGTTTGTTGGCTCGCCGGATGGTTGAGCGTGACGTGCGATTCGTGCAACTGTTCCATCGTGGTTGGGACCATCACAAGGGACTGCCAGCGAAGATCCGCGGGCAAGCGATGGATGTGGATCAGCCGATCGCAGGCTTGCTGACCGATCTGAAACAGAATGGTCTACTTGACGATACGTTGGTGGTTTTCGCGGGTGAATTTGGTCGGACGACCTATTGCCAAGGCAAATTGACGACCACGGATTATGGCCGCGATCACCATCCTCGTTGTTTCACCGCGTGGATGGCGGGCGGTGGGATCAAGCCAGGAATCTCGTACGGCCAGACGGACGAATTCAGTTACAATATTGTTGAAAACCCAGTTCACGTTCGCGACTTCAATGCCACGATCCTGCACCAGTTGGGAATCGACCATAACAAACTGACGTTTCCCTTTTTAGGGCTGGACGAGAAGTTAACGGGCGTCAAAGAGACACACGTGATTCACGATATTCTGGCGTGA